In Armatimonas rosea, a single genomic region encodes these proteins:
- the gndA gene encoding NADP-dependent phosphogluconate dehydrogenase, translating into MSQKPHFGLTGLAVMGQNLARNVAHNGFPIAVHNRTASKVDEFIADFGTEGTFVGAHSLKELVDALEAPRTILIMVKAGGPVDAVIDELVPLLSPGDTLIDGGNSLYTDTQRRNKDLTAKGLNFLGVGVSGGEEGALNGPSIMPGGQREAYDRVAPIFEAISAKVDGTPCVAYIGADGAGHYVKMVHNGIEYADMQLIAEAYDLLKNVCGLSNNELAKTFGEWNEGDLDSFLIEITTQIFQTKDTLTEGHLVDFVLDKAAQKGTGKWTSQNALDLGIPVTGITEAVFARCLSALKDERVAASTQLPGPVDVAFEGDKVAFVNDIRDALYCSKIVAYAQGIQLMDAAAAEFGWSLNRGEIATIWRGGCIIRARFLNRIKDAYDNNPELANLMLDPYFRDGLAARQAAWRRVVGEAVKLGVPVPAFASSLAYYDGYRRASLPANLIQAQRDLFGAHTYERTDREGTFHSSWGA; encoded by the coding sequence TTGAGTCAGAAACCGCACTTTGGCCTCACCGGCCTCGCCGTCATGGGCCAGAACCTCGCCCGCAATGTCGCCCACAATGGCTTCCCGATCGCCGTGCACAACCGCACCGCTAGCAAGGTCGATGAGTTTATCGCCGACTTTGGCACCGAGGGGACCTTTGTTGGGGCACACAGCCTCAAGGAGCTTGTCGATGCCCTGGAGGCGCCCCGCACCATCCTGATCATGGTCAAGGCAGGCGGCCCGGTGGACGCGGTGATCGACGAGCTGGTCCCCTTGCTCTCCCCCGGCGATACGCTGATCGACGGCGGCAACTCGCTCTACACCGACACCCAGCGCCGAAACAAAGACCTCACCGCCAAGGGCCTGAACTTCCTTGGGGTTGGGGTCTCTGGTGGCGAAGAGGGCGCGCTCAACGGCCCCTCGATCATGCCCGGTGGCCAGCGTGAGGCCTATGACCGGGTTGCACCGATCTTTGAGGCGATCTCCGCCAAGGTCGATGGCACGCCCTGTGTCGCGTATATCGGTGCCGATGGTGCTGGCCACTATGTCAAGATGGTGCACAACGGGATCGAGTACGCCGACATGCAGCTCATCGCCGAGGCGTACGATCTTCTCAAGAATGTCTGCGGCCTCAGCAACAATGAGCTCGCCAAGACCTTTGGGGAGTGGAACGAGGGCGATCTGGACAGCTTCCTGATCGAGATCACGACCCAGATCTTCCAGACCAAGGACACGCTCACCGAGGGCCACCTGGTGGACTTCGTGCTGGACAAGGCCGCCCAAAAGGGTACCGGCAAGTGGACCAGCCAGAACGCGCTGGACCTAGGCATCCCGGTCACCGGAATCACCGAGGCCGTCTTTGCCCGCTGCCTCTCCGCCCTAAAAGACGAGCGCGTCGCCGCCAGTACTCAGCTCCCTGGGCCGGTCGATGTGGCCTTTGAGGGCGATAAAGTGGCCTTTGTCAACGACATTCGTGATGCGCTCTACTGCTCCAAGATCGTCGCCTACGCCCAGGGTATCCAGCTCATGGACGCTGCCGCGGCGGAGTTTGGCTGGAGCCTCAACCGTGGCGAGATCGCAACCATCTGGCGCGGTGGCTGCATCATCCGCGCCCGGTTCCTCAACCGCATCAAGGACGCCTACGACAACAACCCGGAGCTAGCCAACCTCATGCTCGACCCGTACTTCCGCGATGGGCTGGCCGCACGCCAGGCCGCGTGGCGCCGCGTGGTCGGTGAGGCCGTCAAGCTAGGCGTCCCCGTCCCCGCGTTTGCGTCGTCGCTGGCCTACTACGACGGCTACCGCCGCGCGAGCCTGCCAGCGAACCTGATCCAAGCCCAGCGCGACCTCTTCGGCGCCCACACCTACGAGCGCACCGACCGCGAGGGCACGTTCCACTCTAGCTGGGGCGCGTAA
- the rplO gene encoding 50S ribosomal protein L15 gives MNLSDLSPAGGATHRRKRIGRGVGSGHGKTSTHGHKGDKARGTVRPGFEGGQTPLHRRLPKQRGLGVGLTARGFNTGRYKTHYNIVNLGDLAARFEDGATVDPDTVLAAGLTRSNGLPLKVLNDGTLDKKLNIRAHKFSGNAQAAIEAAGGTAEVI, from the coding sequence GTGAATCTTTCCGACCTGTCCCCCGCAGGGGGCGCAACGCATCGTCGTAAACGAATCGGCCGTGGTGTCGGTTCGGGGCATGGTAAGACCAGTACCCACGGCCACAAGGGTGACAAGGCCCGTGGCACCGTGCGTCCCGGTTTTGAAGGAGGCCAGACGCCTCTGCACCGCCGCTTGCCCAAGCAGCGCGGTCTTGGCGTGGGCTTAACGGCACGTGGGTTCAACACGGGCCGCTACAAGACCCACTACAATATCGTCAACCTGGGTGATCTCGCCGCTCGTTTCGAGGACGGCGCGACGGTCGATCCGGATACGGTTCTGGCGGCGGGTCTGACCCGTAGCAACGGCCTACCCCTGAAGGTGCTCAACGATGGGACGCTCGACAAGAAGCTCAACATCCGTGCACACAAGTTCAGCGGCAACGCCCAAGCGGCCATCGAGGCTGCCGGCGGCACTGCTGAAGTTATCTAA
- a CDS encoding SLBB domain-containing protein, producing MTVSLLAVGCLTVLLGGGAGGALAQTTPPAQGGGGVEPYNGAIRKNDVVNVQIAGEPTLSGLFRVGMDDAITLPLVGSLKVAGLLPTAAADLIAGLYKKKQLLVDPQVVVSIVGRPEKTVFVSGALDRQGRVVINEKTRLDEVLEPAGVTANADLSKVVITRGETKISVDYLVYRSGKDTPDGKNNPILEDGDKIYIRARIQLSGTIKIGGEVRTPQTTALTNGLTLSQAIQQSGGVTEFADRDKVTLSRDGKDIIVAYKAIQEGQTSKDIPLQDKDEIFVPRLMLGSVKVNGEVRSPQTAVLTKGMTLAQAIQMAGGVTEFADRDRVTISRDGKEILVPYKAIQEGQTSKDLPLQDKDEIFVRRLEKPKVFHVTGGVVRANTFPISDNVTLSDAIAMSGGVQDGVDLKKIKVLRKTEKGEIVTRVYNLTLPEDLAAPVQAEDSISVPYPPMKKPKPDLFTILGALTSIGFLYTQFNRR from the coding sequence CAGGGAGGGGGCGGTGTTGAGCCCTACAATGGTGCGATCCGAAAGAACGATGTGGTGAATGTCCAGATTGCAGGGGAGCCAACTCTCTCTGGGCTATTTCGGGTTGGGATGGATGATGCCATCACTCTGCCGCTTGTTGGCTCTCTGAAGGTTGCTGGCCTGCTTCCTACGGCAGCTGCAGATCTTATTGCAGGTCTCTACAAGAAAAAACAGCTCCTGGTTGATCCCCAGGTGGTTGTCAGTATTGTCGGGCGGCCGGAGAAGACGGTTTTTGTCTCTGGGGCTCTGGATCGTCAAGGTCGTGTGGTGATTAATGAAAAGACCCGTCTTGACGAGGTACTCGAGCCAGCGGGCGTGACCGCGAATGCCGATCTTAGTAAGGTGGTTATCACACGGGGCGAGACAAAGATCTCGGTTGATTATTTGGTCTACCGCTCGGGTAAAGACACACCCGACGGTAAAAACAACCCGATTCTTGAGGATGGAGACAAGATCTATATCCGTGCGCGGATTCAGCTCTCGGGCACCATCAAAATTGGTGGTGAGGTTCGAACACCGCAAACCACGGCACTAACCAATGGACTGACCCTCTCCCAAGCGATTCAGCAGTCCGGGGGCGTGACGGAGTTTGCAGATCGCGATAAAGTGACTCTCTCGCGTGACGGAAAAGATATCATTGTTGCCTATAAAGCGATTCAAGAAGGCCAGACCAGCAAAGATATCCCACTCCAAGATAAAGATGAGATCTTTGTTCCGCGGCTAATGTTGGGGAGTGTTAAGGTCAATGGGGAAGTACGATCACCGCAAACGGCAGTTCTGACTAAGGGCATGACCCTGGCGCAGGCGATCCAGATGGCAGGAGGGGTGACCGAGTTCGCAGATCGTGATCGAGTTACGATCTCACGGGATGGTAAGGAGATTCTTGTCCCCTACAAAGCGATCCAGGAGGGCCAGACAAGCAAGGATCTCCCGTTACAGGATAAAGACGAGATCTTTGTTCGTCGCCTAGAGAAGCCAAAGGTGTTTCACGTGACGGGTGGGGTCGTGCGAGCAAACACCTTCCCGATCAGTGACAATGTCACCCTTAGTGACGCGATCGCGATGTCTGGTGGGGTCCAGGATGGTGTTGATCTCAAGAAGATTAAGGTATTGCGCAAGACGGAAAAAGGCGAGATCGTTACCAGGGTCTATAACTTGACACTTCCCGAAGACCTGGCAGCTCCCGTCCAAGCCGAAGACTCGATCTCTGTGCCTTACCCACCCATGAAAAAGCCGAAGCCAGATCTCTTCACGATCCTTGGAGCCTTGACAAGCATCGGTTTTCTCTACACGCAATTTAATCGACGTTAG
- the rpmJ gene encoding 50S ribosomal protein L36, translating to MKVRASVKPICNNCKVIKREGVLRVICKKNPKHKQRQG from the coding sequence ATGAAAGTTCGAGCATCTGTTAAGCCCATCTGCAACAACTGCAAGGTCATCAAGCGAGAAGGCGTCCTGCGCGTCATCTGCAAGAAGAACCCGAAGCATAAGCAGCGTCAGGGCTAA
- the rpsK gene encoding 30S ribosomal protein S11 — MARKVTAAQAARNKPKVRKNIAVGVAHIQSTFNNTIITLTDTKGEAISWASAGQVGFKGTKKGTPFAAQLAAESAARKAMEHGLKRVDVHVKGPGSGRETAIRALGQVGLEVSMIKDVTPLPHNGCRAPKRRRV; from the coding sequence ATGGCACGAAAAGTAACTGCTGCTCAGGCGGCGCGCAACAAGCCCAAGGTTCGCAAGAACATTGCGGTGGGTGTGGCGCACATCCAGAGCACCTTCAACAACACGATTATCACGCTCACCGATACCAAGGGAGAGGCGATCTCCTGGGCCTCTGCGGGCCAGGTTGGTTTCAAGGGCACCAAGAAGGGCACCCCCTTTGCCGCACAGCTGGCTGCTGAGAGCGCCGCTCGCAAGGCAATGGAGCATGGCCTCAAGCGGGTCGATGTGCATGTCAAGGGGCCGGGTTCCGGTCGTGAGACCGCCATCCGTGCGCTGGGACAGGTTGGCCTTGAGGTTAGCATGATCAAGGACGTCACCCCGTTGCCGCACAACGGCTGCCGCGCCCCCAAACGTCGCCGAGTCTGA
- the rplR gene encoding 50S ribosomal protein L18: MSLNRNATRLKRHTRIRKRMHGDSERPRLSVYRSLTNIYAQIINDEEGRTLVAASSLDKDLRAAKNGGNLEGAEAVGKLIAERAKAAGVTKVVFDRGGYLYHGRIKALADAAREGGLEF; the protein is encoded by the coding sequence ATGAGTTTGAATCGGAATGCGACGCGTCTCAAGCGTCACACGCGCATCCGCAAGCGGATGCACGGTGACTCTGAGCGCCCTCGGCTGAGCGTCTATCGCTCGCTGACAAATATCTATGCACAGATCATCAACGATGAAGAGGGCCGCACGCTCGTGGCCGCTTCGTCGCTGGACAAGGACCTGCGCGCTGCCAAAAACGGCGGCAATCTGGAAGGTGCGGAGGCGGTTGGGAAGCTGATCGCGGAGCGTGCTAAGGCGGCGGGTGTTACCAAGGTCGTGTTCGATCGTGGTGGCTATCTTTATCATGGGCGCATCAAGGCACTGGCCGATGCAGCACGTGAAGGCGGACTGGAGTTCTAA
- the rpsM gene encoding 30S ribosomal protein S13: MARIAGVDLPRDKSVEYALPDIFGVGLAGGRVILEQAKIDPRKKVAELTETEVSTLRDIIEKEWRVEGDLRRQIAMNIRRLQEIQCYRGLRHRRGLPVRGQRTSTNARTRKGPKRTVGAKKKKK, from the coding sequence GTGGCACGTATTGCTGGTGTAGACCTGCCCCGCGACAAGAGCGTGGAATACGCTTTGCCTGATATCTTTGGAGTTGGACTGGCCGGTGGCCGTGTGATTCTGGAGCAGGCGAAGATCGATCCTCGCAAAAAAGTTGCGGAATTGACGGAGACGGAAGTCTCCACCCTGCGCGACATTATTGAAAAAGAATGGCGCGTTGAGGGAGACCTGCGACGACAGATCGCGATGAATATTCGTCGTCTGCAGGAGATTCAGTGCTATCGCGGCCTGCGGCATCGCCGAGGGCTTCCCGTTCGCGGGCAGCGCACCTCGACCAATGCTCGTACCCGCAAGGGACCGAAGCGCACAGTGGGCGCTAAGAAGAAGAAGAAGTAG
- a CDS encoding adenylate kinase family protein, which yields MLGPPGVGKGTQGARLSQALGVPSVSTGALLRSLIASGEDTPLVREARQILSGAFVSDDFANALAFSAIEGEAGFVLDGYPRSVAQAEALERFLAERGQVLDCVLFFQLSEAALEARVLGRRVCGTCGATYHIVVAPPCQEGLCDRCGGVLGLRVEDDAPQKRALRRQLYQAQTAPLCAFYQERGVLREIEAEGDPDAIFKKVCESLPRLI from the coding sequence CTGCTTGGCCCACCGGGGGTGGGCAAGGGAACCCAGGGGGCACGTCTGAGCCAAGCGCTCGGCGTGCCCTCGGTCTCGACGGGGGCACTGCTCCGGTCGCTGATCGCGTCTGGGGAGGACACGCCGCTAGTGCGGGAGGCGCGCCAGATCCTGAGCGGTGCCTTTGTCTCGGATGACTTTGCCAATGCGCTCGCCTTCTCCGCGATCGAGGGGGAGGCGGGCTTTGTGCTGGATGGCTACCCGCGGAGCGTGGCGCAGGCAGAGGCACTGGAGCGCTTTCTGGCGGAGCGCGGTCAGGTGCTGGACTGCGTGCTCTTCTTCCAGCTGAGTGAGGCTGCCCTAGAGGCCCGAGTGCTCGGGCGGCGTGTCTGTGGTACGTGTGGGGCGACCTACCATATCGTGGTGGCTCCGCCATGTCAGGAGGGCCTCTGTGACCGCTGTGGGGGCGTGCTGGGGCTCCGTGTGGAAGACGATGCCCCACAGAAGCGTGCGCTGCGTCGTCAGCTCTACCAGGCCCAGACCGCGCCGCTGTGCGCGTTCTACCAGGAGCGTGGTGTGTTACGTGAGATCGAGGCGGAGGGAGATCCCGATGCCATCTTTAAGAAAGTTTGCGAAAGTCTACCGCGTTTGATATAA
- the rpsD gene encoding 30S ribosomal protein S4 produces the protein MSKSSPNSVSGDTRCRKCRRAGEKLYLKGARCYSKKCAIERRNYAPGQHGPNARPAKPTDYGKQLREKQKMRQMYRVLEGPFRAYVAEASRRRGVTGENLLQLLEMRLDNVVFRLGFSTSRAQARQLVSHGHLLVNGKPVDIPSYQVRPGDTITIAEGSRRMSVIQDALSGVGSRIPTWLSLDAHQFTGKIVAAPRRDEVDSQVQEQVIIEFYSR, from the coding sequence ATGTCAAAATCGTCACCGAACTCCGTCAGTGGGGATACCCGCTGTCGAAAGTGTCGTCGCGCTGGAGAGAAGCTTTATCTCAAGGGTGCACGATGCTACTCCAAGAAATGTGCGATCGAGCGCCGCAACTACGCGCCCGGTCAGCATGGCCCCAATGCCCGTCCTGCCAAGCCTACGGACTATGGTAAGCAGCTTCGTGAGAAGCAGAAGATGCGCCAGATGTACCGCGTCTTGGAAGGGCCTTTCCGTGCCTATGTCGCAGAGGCATCCCGTCGCCGCGGCGTTACGGGCGAGAATCTCCTTCAGCTCTTGGAGATGCGCCTTGACAATGTGGTCTTCCGCCTTGGGTTCTCCACTAGCCGTGCTCAGGCCCGTCAGCTGGTCAGCCACGGACACCTGCTGGTCAATGGCAAGCCGGTGGATATCCCCTCGTACCAGGTTCGCCCTGGCGACACAATCACCATCGCCGAAGGCTCCCGCCGCATGAGCGTCATCCAAGATGCTCTCTCGGGCGTCGGCTCTCGAATCCCTACCTGGCTCTCTCTCGATGCCCACCAGTTCACCGGGAAAATCGTCGCGGCTCCCCGTCGTGATGAAGTGGATTCGCAGGTTCAAGAGCAGGTTATCATCGAGTTCTACTCCCGCTAG
- the rpsN gene encoding 30S ribosomal protein S14: MARESWKTREARRIATVAKYAEKRAELKKKGDYEALALLPRDASPCRVKNRCSITGRASGYMRKFGVSRQTFRELAHRGLIPGVRKASW; the protein is encoded by the coding sequence ATGGCCCGAGAATCCTGGAAGACGCGTGAAGCGCGGCGCATCGCCACTGTGGCGAAGTATGCCGAGAAGCGCGCAGAACTAAAGAAGAAGGGCGACTACGAAGCGCTGGCACTCCTGCCCCGTGACGCGTCGCCGTGCCGTGTTAAGAATCGCTGCTCCATCACGGGGCGTGCTAGCGGTTACATGCGAAAGTTTGGTGTCAGCCGCCAGACCTTCCGTGAGCTGGCCCACCGTGGTCTCATCCCCGGCGTCCGCAAGGCGAGCTGGTAG
- the secY gene encoding preprotein translocase subunit SecY, with amino-acid sequence MLEKLAAAWAVPDIQKRLIFVLKAFLVYVIASHIPMAGINHDAVNKLVSQGLLNAYDVFSGGALRRVSIIGLSLMPYINASIVMQLLTVAIPQLQAMSKEGESGRRQINKITRYASIGLGFVQAAGLYNMFSSGGAIQKGFFPMLMMMVVMTSGTMFLLWLGEQLTEKGIGNGTSLIIFVGIMISIPNQILMTFKMVQEGAVSIFGVVGMAILFLASIVGVIYMTQGTRRIPVLNMRKVTAGGRMTSAGQSYLPLKINTAGVIPIIFAMSIQLFPQTFQQFFPRGKSAFGDFLFNATQWLNPGASVWASLIFAVLVMFFTYFYTAVQYDTNDIADNLKKYGSLIPGVKPGKPTAEYLDTVLTRITLAGAIFLAAISLIQYWAPTWTGVKAVSIVGGTSLLIVVGVALETMTAIEAQMAMRNYEGFIKTRPSDSDNMMRGRMR; translated from the coding sequence ATGCTTGAAAAACTCGCGGCTGCATGGGCGGTACCGGATATTCAGAAACGTCTGATCTTCGTCCTCAAAGCCTTTCTGGTCTACGTCATCGCGTCGCATATCCCAATGGCGGGCATCAACCACGACGCCGTCAATAAGCTCGTCTCTCAGGGGCTCCTGAATGCCTACGATGTCTTCTCGGGAGGGGCACTGCGCCGCGTCTCGATCATCGGCCTCTCGCTCATGCCCTACATCAATGCGTCGATTGTGATGCAGCTCCTGACGGTTGCGATCCCGCAGCTCCAGGCGATGTCCAAAGAGGGCGAGTCGGGTCGTCGGCAGATCAACAAGATTACTCGCTACGCCAGTATCGGGCTGGGTTTTGTGCAGGCTGCGGGCCTCTACAACATGTTCTCCAGCGGGGGGGCCATACAGAAGGGCTTCTTCCCGATGCTCATGATGATGGTGGTCATGACCTCTGGCACCATGTTCCTGCTCTGGCTGGGCGAGCAGCTCACCGAGAAAGGGATCGGCAACGGCACGAGCCTGATTATCTTTGTGGGCATCATGATCTCCATCCCCAACCAGATCCTCATGACCTTCAAGATGGTCCAAGAGGGCGCGGTCTCGATCTTTGGCGTGGTGGGGATGGCTATCCTCTTCCTAGCCTCGATTGTGGGCGTGATCTACATGACCCAGGGGACACGCCGCATTCCCGTTCTGAACATGCGCAAGGTGACCGCCGGTGGACGGATGACCTCCGCGGGCCAGTCGTACCTGCCGCTGAAAATCAACACGGCGGGGGTAATTCCGATTATCTTTGCGATGTCGATCCAGCTCTTCCCCCAGACCTTCCAGCAGTTCTTCCCGCGTGGTAAGAGTGCCTTCGGCGACTTCCTCTTCAACGCGACCCAGTGGCTCAACCCGGGGGCGAGTGTCTGGGCATCGCTGATCTTTGCGGTCCTGGTGATGTTCTTCACCTACTTCTACACCGCGGTCCAGTACGATACCAACGATATTGCGGACAACCTCAAGAAGTACGGCTCCCTGATTCCCGGAGTGAAGCCCGGAAAGCCCACGGCGGAGTATCTCGATACGGTTCTGACCCGCATCACGCTGGCAGGGGCGATCTTCCTGGCAGCGATCTCGCTCATCCAGTACTGGGCACCCACATGGACCGGTGTCAAGGCCGTCTCGATTGTTGGTGGCACCTCGCTACTGATCGTCGTTGGGGTGGCGCTGGAGACCATGACCGCCATTGAGGCCCAGATGGCCATGCGCAACTACGAGGGCTTCATCAAGACCCGCCCAAGTGACAGCGACAACATGATGCGGGGGCGGATGCGATAG
- the rpmD gene encoding 50S ribosomal protein L30, with the protein MALKVTLVKSPIGFEKSQGATARAMGLTRLGKTVELPDNESVQGMVFKIQHLVKVEQAEEAAK; encoded by the coding sequence ATGGCGCTTAAGGTCACTCTCGTCAAGAGTCCTATCGGATTTGAGAAGTCACAGGGAGCAACGGCTCGGGCCATGGGCCTGACCCGCCTCGGCAAGACCGTCGAGCTTCCTGACAATGAGTCGGTCCAGGGCATGGTCTTTAAGATCCAGCACCTGGTCAAGGTCGAGCAGGCCGAGGAGGCAGCAAAGTGA
- the rpsH gene encoding 30S ribosomal protein S8 yields the protein MVISDPIGDLLTRIRNAQMANHDSLEMPSSKIKLEILRILQAEGFITKYEVIEDTPQNRIKVTLKYATGVGQKRYPVIQGLKRVSKPGLRVYAPADEIPSVKRGLGVAILTTSRGIVTGKQAKKLGVGGEVLAFIY from the coding sequence ATGGTAATCTCCGATCCTATCGGCGACCTGCTGACCCGTATCCGCAACGCCCAGATGGCGAATCATGACTCCCTTGAGATGCCCTCCAGCAAGATCAAGCTCGAGATCCTTCGCATCCTGCAGGCAGAGGGCTTCATCACCAAGTATGAAGTGATCGAGGACACCCCTCAAAACCGCATCAAGGTTACTCTGAAGTACGCCACCGGTGTTGGTCAGAAGCGCTACCCGGTTATCCAGGGACTCAAGCGTGTGTCCAAGCCTGGTCTGCGTGTCTATGCCCCTGCCGATGAGATCCCCTCTGTCAAGCGTGGTCTTGGCGTGGCGATCTTGACCACCTCCCGTGGCATCGTGACCGGCAAGCAAGCCAAGAAACTGGGTGTCGGCGGCGAAGTCCTGGCCTTCATCTACTAA
- the rpsE gene encoding 30S ribosomal protein S5 — MARINPDTLNLEERVVRTNKVQKTNKGGRTMSWSILVVVGDGSGHVGAGIGKARAIPDAVRKGTEDAKKNLIKVPIVDGTIPHEVLAVHGASQVLLKPAAAGTGVVAGGAVRVLLEAAGVHDVLAKSIGSNNPVNNAWATMKAFAELKTVDDYAALRGKTAAEVRRGSAQTEVKEESGDGA, encoded by the coding sequence ATGGCGCGAATCAATCCCGACACGCTCAACCTGGAGGAGCGCGTCGTTCGGACGAACAAAGTCCAGAAGACCAACAAGGGTGGTCGTACCATGTCCTGGTCCATTCTGGTGGTCGTAGGCGATGGCAGTGGTCATGTCGGTGCTGGCATTGGCAAGGCTCGGGCGATCCCCGATGCCGTGCGCAAGGGCACCGAGGATGCAAAGAAGAACCTGATCAAGGTTCCGATTGTCGATGGAACTATTCCCCACGAAGTGCTAGCCGTGCACGGTGCGTCTCAGGTTCTCCTGAAGCCGGCCGCAGCGGGTACGGGAGTGGTGGCCGGTGGCGCGGTGCGTGTGCTGCTTGAGGCAGCGGGCGTCCACGATGTCCTGGCCAAGTCCATCGGTTCCAACAACCCGGTTAACAATGCTTGGGCGACCATGAAGGCGTTCGCTGAGCTCAAGACCGTGGATGACTATGCCGCACTGCGTGGCAAGACGGCGGCGGAAGTGCGCCGTGGTAGCGCGCAGACTGAGGTGAAGGAGGAGAGCGGAGATGGCGCTTAA
- the rplF gene encoding 50S ribosomal protein L6 — translation MSRIGKQPIALPAGVTVTAETDGLVTVTGPKGTLSRRVSPRMEIKVEGTTLSVVRPTDSDDDRAQHGLVRTLVNNMVVGVSAGYQKVLNVTGVGYRATIEGGNLVLNVGYSHSVTINPRPGITFSAVVDPATRMPVITVAGIDKEIVGQQSAEVRKVRKPEPYKGKGIRYSDEIVRRKAGKSGKAGKGGKKK, via the coding sequence ATGTCCCGAATTGGAAAACAACCTATCGCGCTGCCTGCGGGCGTCACGGTAACAGCGGAGACCGATGGTCTCGTCACTGTTACTGGCCCCAAGGGAACGCTCTCGCGCCGCGTCTCGCCGCGCATGGAAATTAAAGTCGAAGGCACCACGCTCTCTGTCGTGCGCCCCACCGACTCCGACGACGACCGCGCTCAGCACGGGCTTGTCCGCACCCTAGTCAACAACATGGTGGTGGGCGTCTCTGCGGGCTACCAGAAGGTCCTCAACGTGACCGGTGTTGGTTACCGCGCCACGATCGAGGGCGGCAACCTGGTTCTCAATGTCGGCTACTCGCACTCTGTGACCATCAACCCGCGCCCTGGGATTACCTTCAGCGCCGTGGTCGACCCGGCCACTCGTATGCCCGTGATCACCGTCGCGGGGATCGACAAGGAGATCGTCGGACAGCAGTCCGCCGAGGTCCGTAAGGTCCGCAAGCCGGAGCCGTACAAGGGCAAGGGTATCCGCTACAGCGATGAGATCGTCCGCCGCAAGGCTGGTAAGTCCGGTAAGGCCGGCAAGGGCGGTAAGAAGAAGTAA
- the infA gene encoding translation initiation factor IF-1 yields MEVQGTIVENLPNTMFKVKLESGHEVLAHISGKIRMHYIKILPGDRVLVELSPYDLTRGRILYRYR; encoded by the coding sequence ATCGAGGTTCAGGGGACGATCGTTGAGAATCTTCCGAACACGATGTTCAAGGTCAAGCTAGAGAGTGGGCACGAGGTGCTCGCGCATATCTCCGGCAAGATCCGCATGCACTACATTAAGATTCTGCCTGGTGATCGGGTTCTCGTTGAGCTCTCGCCGTATGATCTCACACGAGGTCGGATTCTCTATCGCTACCGATAG